One window from the genome of Paraclostridium sordellii encodes:
- a CDS encoding DUF3842 family protein: MVIAVVDGMGGGIGAQIVTSLREELPSYIDIYALGTNSIATSSMMKAHANKGATGENAIVVSTKKASVIVGPVSVVIPNSMMGEVTSKISTAIADNEALKILLPIMPEDIEMVGLEGKPLSLLIKDAVKVIKKEFNLK; the protein is encoded by the coding sequence ATGGTAATAGCAGTTGTAGATGGAATGGGTGGAGGTATAGGTGCTCAAATAGTAACATCTTTAAGAGAGGAGTTACCATCATATATAGATATTTATGCTTTAGGGACAAATTCAATTGCAACTAGTTCCATGATGAAAGCTCATGCAAATAAAGGGGCTACAGGAGAAAATGCAATTGTAGTTTCAACTAAAAAAGCAAGTGTGATAGTAGGACCTGTATCAGTAGTCATACCAAACTCAATGATGGGAGAAGTTACTTCGAAAATTAGTACAGCAATAGCTGATAATGAAGCTTTAAAAATACTTTTACCTATAATGCCAGAGGATATAGAGATGGTAGGTTTAGAAGGAAAACCATTGTCTTTACTTATAAAAGATGCAGTAAAAGTAATAAAAAAGGAGTTTAATTTAA
- a CDS encoding CooT family nickel-binding protein: protein MCESAAYVLKNNNLERVMENVVSVDPYEGKVYLTDLLGEQKIIDGQIKEIRLMDHKIIIEGSK from the coding sequence ATGTGTGAATCAGCAGCTTATGTTTTAAAGAATAACAACCTTGAAAGAGTTATGGAAAATGTAGTTAGTGTAGATCCATATGAAGGAAAAGTATATTTAACGGATTTATTAGGGGAGCAAAAAATAATTGATGGACAAATTAAAGAGATAAGACTTATGGATCATAAAATTATAATTGAGGGATCTAAATAA
- a CDS encoding lipoate--protein ligase family protein, with protein MQKWRVIKNKTTNGAMNMAIDEAIMTSYKEGKCKPTLRFYTWKPSCLSIGYFQNLQKEVDLDKCRELNIDVVRRPTGGRAVLHQNELTYSIILGEDNSLMDKSINESYKFISKGIAKGLEIAGINIDELKKGERISREKLSAACFNAHASYEITINNKKIVGSAQNRKDGVILQHGSIILDFNIDDLYEVIKTKNKDIKERAKKFTLSKASGIENEINMKVDILNLEESILNGIKKSFNVDFEELGLSDYELNLARDLYKKYSSYDYINKR; from the coding sequence ATGCAAAAATGGAGAGTAATAAAAAATAAGACAACTAATGGGGCCATGAATATGGCTATAGATGAGGCTATTATGACTTCTTATAAAGAAGGAAAATGTAAACCAACACTAAGGTTTTATACATGGAAGCCTAGTTGTTTAAGTATAGGATATTTTCAGAACTTGCAAAAGGAAGTTGATTTAGATAAGTGTAGAGAATTAAACATTGATGTTGTGAGAAGACCAACTGGAGGAAGAGCTGTACTTCATCAAAATGAACTTACATATTCGATTATCTTAGGAGAAGATAATTCATTAATGGATAAAAGTATAAATGAATCATATAAATTTATAAGTAAAGGTATAGCTAAAGGGTTAGAGATAGCAGGAATAAATATAGATGAGCTTAAAAAAGGAGAAAGGATAAGTAGAGAAAAACTTTCGGCAGCATGTTTTAATGCACATGCATCTTATGAGATAACTATTAATAATAAAAAAATAGTAGGAAGTGCTCAAAATAGAAAAGATGGAGTTATATTACAACATGGATCTATTATACTAGACTTTAATATAGATGATTTATATGAAGTAATAAAAACAAAAAATAAAGATATTAAAGAACGTGCAAAAAAATTTACTTTAAGTAAAGCTAGTGGAATTGAAAACGAAATTAATATGAAAGTTGATATATTAAACTTAGAAGAATCCATATTAAATGGGATTAAAAAATCTTTTAATGTAGACTTTGAAGAATTAGGTTTAAGTGATTACGAGCTAAATTTGGCTAGGGATTTATACAAAAAATACTCATCTTATGACTATATTAATAAAAGATAA